ATGCGGCGTAATCGTAGGAACCCTGCCAGCCAATAGTTGATCCCCACGGATTAGCAGCGACACATACGGTCAGTATTTTGGTTTTTGGCATATAAGAACGTAAAAGTTTTATAAAAGCTGTATATGAATTACGGTCTGATTCGGTAAGGTTTTGAATGTCTATATTTACACCGTCACAACCAAGCCGTACAATTTCGGCACTCAAACTGGCTACAAATGAATTTTGATTGGTCAATGCAGCTCTGCCAAGGGATCTATCCCAGTTATTGCTTAGGTAGGGTACGACTTTTATTCCACGTGCGTGCATGCTCTCCACAAAAAGAGGGTCCACTTTTATGGTATTTTTTAAAGTTCCGTTACTGTTAATTTCAAAATAATCAGGAGAAACTGTTGTTAGATTTGTACCGGAACGATTAACATTATTTATATAGGTCGTTGTGTTTCCTGCATATAGGTAACTTATGCTTTCATAAGCGGAAGTGCTTGTCTGAAAAAGGAATAAAAATATAAACATTGATATAATACATTTTTTTAGTCGCATGTTATTTCCTTTCCAATATTCGTTTACATATAATATGTGTTACATTTAAAAAAATAAACATGCTGGACTTATGAGAAACTAGTTAATAAGTTACTTGACAGTACTGGCAGTAAATAGTTTATAATTTTAGGTATGCATTTGGAAATATTGGAAGTTCATTGGGAGGACAAATATGGAATCAGAAGTTTCAAGCAGTATTATATTAGTAACAGGCGGGGCAAGAAGCGGTAAAAGTACATATGCAGAAAAGTTGGCTAAGGAATACGGTAAAGATGTTCTGTACGTAGCAACAGCAATACCTTTTGATGATGAAATGAAGCTAAGAATAAAAAAGCACAGAGAGCAACGGCCTGCAAATTGGGAAACTGTTGAGGCTTATAAAGACATGGATATATTGCTTGAAGATAAGTGCCGAAATAAAAAAGCAGTTCTTCTGGATTGTATCACAGTAATGATTACAAATATAATGTTTGAAGTATGTCCTGATTTTGATAAAATTGTTCAAGAGGATATGATTGCAGTGGAAGAGGCTGTTAATATTCAAATGGAAAGACTTATGGTCGTTGCAAGAAATTCAGCGATTCCATTTATTCTGGTTACAAATGAAATTGGAATGGGTATAGTGCCGGATACTAAGAGCGCAAGACTCTTCCGTGACATTCAAGGCAGAGTAAATCAGAAACTTGCATCCGCTGCTAAAGACGTTTATTTGTGTGTGTCAGGCATTCCTGTAAAAATAAAATAAATCATGAAAGAAGAATAAAAAATGATAATTTTAAAGCGTTTTTTACTTTTGCTTCAGTTTATGACTACAATTCCTATTCCTGTGAATCAGGATGTAGGCGATGAGGATTTTGGCAAGGGACTGGCCTTAGCACCGTTGATTGGTTTGTTAATAGGAGGGGTGGTTGCGTGTGCAGGTTATGTTCTGAATATGTTTTTTGCTCCCGCTATATCTGCCGTACTTGTAGTTATTACATACATACTATTAACCGGAGGAATTCACCTGGATGGCTTAGGTGACACCTTCGACGGTATTTTCTCCAACAGACCTAAAGAGAAAATACTCGAAATTATGAGAGACAGCAGGGTAGGAACATATGCGGTACTGGTTACTGTTTGTATCTTAGGGCTGAATGCGGTACTAATATATTTTATGATTTCAGCTCATATGTATTTTACTCTGGTACTTATGCCTGTAGCAGGAAGAATAGGCTCTGTTGTTGGAGCAGCCGTTTCAGAGTATGCAAGAAGCGAACCGGGGTTGGGAAAATCCTTTATTGATTATTGTGGATTAAAAGAGCTTATAATAGCATTGATAATCAGTATTATAACATTTTTTTCTTTTAGAGGATTTACGGGTGTTTTTCTCTGCATTTTCATGTTTTTATCAGCAGTGTTGCTGGTTAAATTTCTGGGTAGAAAAATCGGAGGTGCGACGGGAGATGTTCTCGGAGCTGTCTGTGAATTAAATCAGACCATATTTTTAATAATATCGTATTTACTGGTATTTCGTTAATAATTCTTAATTTTAATAATAGATAATTTGTGGGGGGATAAATTATGACTTTTATAGAAGCATTGAATGTCATAGGAGAGCTTGATATTAAAATGATACAGAAGGCACAAAAAAGATTGGACAGCCTGACGAAACCTTTGGGAAGCTTGGGCCGTTTGGAAGAAATCGTGAAACAGCTTGCAGGAATAACCGGAGAATTGTTTCCTTGTGTAAAAAATAAAAAAATCATAATAATGTGTGCAGATAACGGAGTAGTTGAAGAAGGAGTCAGTTCATGCCCTAAAAGTGTTACTTCTAGTGTTACACAAAATTTTCTGAAAGGCTTTACCGGAGTGAATGTTCTTTCAAGACATTCGGGAGCTGATACCTTTGTTGTAGATGTTGGTGTTGATGATAATATTGACTGTCCGGGAATATTAAGCAGGAAAATAAGAAAAGGTACATGGAATATTGCTAAAGGTCCTGCGATGACAAGAGACGAGGCTATAAAAGCTATCGAGACGGGAATTGAAGTTGTAGGAATGCTGAAGGAACAAGGAGTAAATCTCCTTGGTACTGGTGAAATGGGGGTAGGAAACACAACTACAAGCAGTGCTGTAGCATCTGTACTTACCGGATACGAGATAGGTGAAATGATAGGCAGAGGTGCAGGCCTGACCCAGGAAGGTCTTATCAATAAAGCAGAAGTTATAAAGAAAGCAATTGATGTAAATATGCCTGATCCATCCGATCCTATAGATGTACTGGCAAAGGTCGGAGGGTTTGACATTGCTGCACTTACCGGGTGTTTCCTTGGAGCAGCTGCCTACAGGCTTCCTATTATGATTGACGGATTTATCTCGGCTGCCGCAGCTTTGGCGGCTATAAAAATAAAGCCTGATTGTAGAAATTTTATTCTTCCTTCACATGGTTCTGCTGAACCGGGAAACAAGAGAATAATGGAAGTACTTGACATGACTCCCATGCTTATGCTGGAAATGCGTTTGGGAGAGGGGTCCGGGGCTGCGCTGGCATTCCATGTTATAGATGCTGCTGTTGCAGCCTACAATGAAATGGGGACTTTTGGCGATGCGCAAATTGAACAATACAAACCATTGGATTAGGCAATTAAAGTTAAATAATTGCAAAAAAATGGTAATAGAGTATAATATATATATAGCTTTAGCTGAGTAAGGTAAATTATCGGAAAAGAGGGTCGTTTATGTTTGAATATAAGTTTGTACAGGCAACTTTAGGAGGTTTTTTTACTGAAGCTAATCACCACGAAATAATAGATAAATATGCTAAAGAAGGATGGAGATTGGTGCAGGTTCTACCTATGTACTATAATTCACATGGAAAACCAACTGATTATGAAATAATATTTGAAAGGGAAGTAGGCAATTAAAAGACAAGTCGTTCTGACTGGTCTTTTTTTATTGAGTAGAAATTTGTATTAAAAAGGGAAAAAAAGGATAAGAGCAAAATATAGTCTTCTCATTGTTTGGAGAAGTAAAATATAGTAAAATTTGGGTATAGAACGAATGAAATATATCAATTCGTATCTGAAAAAATCGTGAAAAAGGATAAATGAAAATTATCCGAACATAGCTGGAGGACGGGCCGGGACAGTTGATAGCTGCTTACCCTGTTCCAGGCTTATTTTGGCCTTGTTCACTTTTTCACAAAGAAAGGTAGGGTCAAATGATGAAAAAAAAAGTAGGTTCTAAATTTCTCAGTTTGCTTTTAGTGGTGTGTTGTCTCAATTTGATGCTTTTACCAACAGGTATTTTAGCCGCATCAAATAGTAGCATCTTACCACCAAGCAATCTGACGGCTCAACTTACATCACCTGATGATGTAAAAGTAACATGGAATTCCGTATATGGAGCAAATGGCTACAATAT
This region of Clostridium sp. BNL1100 genomic DNA includes:
- the cobT gene encoding nicotinate-nucleotide--dimethylbenzimidazole phosphoribosyltransferase; this translates as MTFIEALNVIGELDIKMIQKAQKRLDSLTKPLGSLGRLEEIVKQLAGITGELFPCVKNKKIIIMCADNGVVEEGVSSCPKSVTSSVTQNFLKGFTGVNVLSRHSGADTFVVDVGVDDNIDCPGILSRKIRKGTWNIAKGPAMTRDEAIKAIETGIEVVGMLKEQGVNLLGTGEMGVGNTTTSSAVASVLTGYEIGEMIGRGAGLTQEGLINKAEVIKKAIDVNMPDPSDPIDVLAKVGGFDIAALTGCFLGAAAYRLPIMIDGFISAAAALAAIKIKPDCRNFILPSHGSAEPGNKRIMEVLDMTPMLMLEMRLGEGSGAALAFHVIDAAVAAYNEMGTFGDAQIEQYKPLD
- a CDS encoding DUF4177 domain-containing protein is translated as MFEYKFVQATLGGFFTEANHHEIIDKYAKEGWRLVQVLPMYYNSHGKPTDYEIIFEREVGN
- the cobU gene encoding bifunctional adenosylcobinamide kinase/adenosylcobinamide-phosphate guanylyltransferase, whose protein sequence is MESEVSSSIILVTGGARSGKSTYAEKLAKEYGKDVLYVATAIPFDDEMKLRIKKHREQRPANWETVEAYKDMDILLEDKCRNKKAVLLDCITVMITNIMFEVCPDFDKIVQEDMIAVEEAVNIQMERLMVVARNSAIPFILVTNEIGMGIVPDTKSARLFRDIQGRVNQKLASAAKDVYLCVSGIPVKIK
- the cobS gene encoding adenosylcobinamide-GDP ribazoletransferase, yielding MIILKRFLLLLQFMTTIPIPVNQDVGDEDFGKGLALAPLIGLLIGGVVACAGYVLNMFFAPAISAVLVVITYILLTGGIHLDGLGDTFDGIFSNRPKEKILEIMRDSRVGTYAVLVTVCILGLNAVLIYFMISAHMYFTLVLMPVAGRIGSVVGAAVSEYARSEPGLGKSFIDYCGLKELIIALIISIITFFSFRGFTGVFLCIFMFLSAVLLVKFLGRKIGGATGDVLGAVCELNQTIFLIISYLLVFR